The following DNA comes from Vicinamibacteria bacterium.
TGCAGGAGGACGGCGAGCCCGGGGTGGTCACGGTCAGCGTGGGGGTGGCGGGGGCGCAGCCCGGCGACGAGGCCTCTTTGGAGTCGCTGCTCCGAGCGGCCGACAAGGCGCTCTATGACGCGAAGCGGTCGGGCCGGAACCGGGTCGGCCTCGCCCCCCCGCTGGAGCCGGCCGCCCCGCGCCCGGCCTAGAGGAGCCGACCGCGGGCCCCGGACCTGGAACCGAGGGACCAAGGTGCCTGCGCGTCGAGACGCCCCGGGTGCGATCACCCTTCGACCAAGTAGAGCCCCAAGGGCGAAGGAACGACGTCTCTACCCCGTCGAAGGTCGCCAGAGGCTCTCCTCGGTTGTCAAAGTCTCTGAGTGAAGCCGCTCCCAAATAGTTGCGGAGGAGAAATGTCGATCGCCGAATTCACAGTGCTGGCGCTATTTGGCGCCCTGGTGCAGCAAGCCGAGACCCGAGAGACCAAGCCCGCGGCCGAGACGCGCCAATGGTTCGAGACTGTCGAACAGCGTCTGATGAATGCGGTCGGATCGGGCGACAAGAGCGTCTGGGAGCGGGTCATGGATCCCTCCTGCGTCGTCACCTCGGAGGAGGGGCAGGTGATGACTCGGCAGGAGTTTCTCGATGACCTGCGCCCGCTACCCCCGGGGCTGACGGGCGACATCGCGGTAAAGGACCTGACGGTGCAGGAGTTCCCTGCCTTCGCGGTCGTCCGGTACCTGGCCGACGAGCGGGAAACCGTCTTCGGCCAGGCGCTCACGACCCAGTACCGCGTCACCGACACCTTCCGGCGTGACCGCGACAACTGGTGGATGGTGGCGTCCCATACCGCCGTGGTGACCCGCGACCCACCCTCCCAGGTCGTCTCGGCCGCTCACTGGCCGAGTTTTGTCGGGACGTATCAACTGCTCCCCGACGGCTGGACCTTCACCGTCGAGTTGCGCCAGGGCCGGCTGTACGGCGGACGCGATCCGAAGAATCTCGGACTCTTCGTCCCGCTGACTCCGGACGCCTTCGTGCTCTCG
Coding sequences within:
- a CDS encoding nuclear transport factor 2 family protein, with protein sequence MSIAEFTVLALFGALVQQAETRETKPAAETRQWFETVEQRLMNAVGSGDKSVWERVMDPSCVVTSEEGQVMTRQEFLDDLRPLPPGLTGDIAVKDLTVQEFPAFAVVRYLADERETVFGQALTTQYRVTDTFRRDRDNWWMVASHTAVVTRDPPSQVVSAAHWPSFVGTYQLLPDGWTFTVELRQGRLYGGRDPKNLGLFVPLTPDAFVLSGRLGEWLFVAEPGEAARIVSFRKFEPLVWTRVGLSGRSGGVLEKTSGGISTDNGSARN